A window of the Drosophila simulans strain w501 chromosome 2L, Prin_Dsim_3.1, whole genome shotgun sequence genome harbors these coding sequences:
- the LOC6732519 gene encoding chitinase-like protein Idgf1 yields MRFQLFYLLGLLSVTSLTHAANNLVCYYDSTSYLRQGLAKMHTNELDLALQFCTHLVYGYAGLKSGTLELFSLNVDLDMFYYKDITALRQKFPQLKILLSVGGDRDVDEAHPNKYVELLEANRTAQQNFIDSSMILLKRNGFDGLDLAFQLPRNKPRKVHGSLGTYWKSFKKLFTGDFVVDPLAEQHKSQFTDLVGNIKNAFRSANLMLSLTVLPNVNSTWYFDVPKLHPQFDYINLAAFDFLTPLRNPEEADYTAPIFFQDEQNRLPHLNVEFQVNYWLQNHCPGQKLNLGIASYGRAWKLSKESGLSGAPIVHETCGAAPGGIQIQSAEGLLSWPEICSKLSQNASAQYRGELAPLRKVTDLTQKYGNYALRPADENGDFGVWLSFDDPDFAGIKAVYAKSKGLGGIALFDLSYDDFRGLCTGQKYPIVRSIKYFMG; encoded by the exons ATGAGATTCcagttgttttatttactGGGCTTGCTCAGTGTGACAAGCCTGACCCATGCTGCCAACAATCTGGTTTGTTATTATGACTCCACCTCGTATTTGCGCCAAGGACTGGCCAAAATGCATACCAACGAACTGGATTTGGCCCTGCAGTTCTGCACCCATTTGGTTTACGGATATGCGGGCCTGAAGTCCGGTACGCTCGAGCTATTCAGTCTGAATGTGGACCTGGACATGTTCTACTACAAGGACATCACCGCCCTGCGACAGAAGTTTCCTCAACTGAAGATTCTCCTCAGCGTGGGTGGAGATCGCGATGTGGATGAGGCCCATCCCAATAAATATGTGGAGCTTCTGGAGGCGAATCGCACTGCTCAGCAGAATTTTATAGACAGCAGCATGATTTTGCTGAAGCGAAATGGATTCGATGGCCTCGATCTCGCGTTCCAGTTGCCCCGCAATAAGCCCAGAAAAGTCCATGGATCCCTTGGAACGTACTGGAAGTCGTTTAAGAAGCTTTTCACTGGTGACTTTGTTGTGGATCCCCTGGCGGAGCAGCACAAGTCACAATTCACCGATCTCGTGGGAAATATAAAGAATGCCTTCCGATCTGCCAATCTGATGCTGTCTCTGACAGTCCTGCCCAATGTGAACTCCACAT GGTACTTTGATGTCCCCAAACTGCACCCCCAGTTCGACTATATAAACCTGGCGGCCTTCGACTTTCTCACCCCACTACGAAATCCCGAGGAGGCGGACTACACAGCTCCGATTTTCTTCCAGGACGAACAGAATCGCTTGCCCCATTTGAATGTTGAGTTCCAGGTTAACTACTGGCTGCAGAATCATTGTCCCGGCCAGAAGTTGAACCTGGGAATAGCCAGTTATGGCAGGGCTTGGAAGTTATCGAAGGAATCTGGACTCAGTGGAGCTCCCATTGTTCATGAGACATGTGGAGCTGCACCAGGCGGAATACAAATCCAGAGTGCTGAGGGTTTACTCAGTTGGCCAGAGATTTGCTCCAAGTTGTCGCAGAACGCATCCGCTCAATATAGAGGAGAACTGGCGCCGCTCCGCAAGGTCACGGATCTCACCCAGAAATACGGAAATTACGCCCTCCGGCCAGCGGATGAGAATGGAGATTTTGGCGTTTGGCTGAGCTTCGATGATCCGGATTTTGCTGGAATAAAGGCGGTCTATGCCAAGAGTAAGGGACTCGGTGGAATTGCACTTTTTGATTTAAGTTACGATGACTTCCGTGGACTTTGCACTGGCCAAAAGTACCCCATTGTGCGGTCAATTAAGTACTTTATGGGATAA
- the LOC6732520 gene encoding chitinase-like protein Idgf2: MKAWIWFTFVACLFAASTEAASNLVCYYDSSSYTREGLGKLLNPDLEIALQFCSHLVYGYAGLRGENLQAYSMNENLDIYKHQFSEVTSLKRKYPHLKVLLSVGGDHDIDPDHPNKYIDLLEGEKVRQIGFIRSAYDLVKTYGFDGLDLAYQFPKNKPRKVHGDLGLAWKSIKKLFTGDFIVDPHAALHKEQFTALVRDVKDSLRADGFLLSLTVLPNVNSTWYFDIPALNGLVDFVNLATFDFLTPARNPEEADYSAPIYHPDGSKDRLAHLNADFQVDYWLSQGFPSNKINLGVATYGNAWKLTKDSGLEGVPVVPETSGPAPEGFQSQKPGLLSYAEICGKLSNPQNQFLKGNDSPLRRVSDPTKRFGGIAYRPVDGQITEGIWVSYDDPDSASNKAAYARVKNLGGVALFDLSYDDFRGQCSGDKYPILRAIKYRL; the protein is encoded by the exons ATGAAGGCGTGGATCTGGTTTACGTTTGTCGCGTGCCTCTTTGCGGCAAGTACAGAAGCTGCCTCCAACTTAGTCTGCTACTATGACTCTTCGAGTTACACCAGGGAAG GTCTGGGCAAGCTGCTCAATCCCGATCTGGAGATCGCCTTGCAATTCTGCAGCCACTTGGTCTACGGCTATGCTGGACTACGAGGTGAAAACCTACAGGCGTACAGTATGAACGAGAACCTGGACATCTACAAGCATCAGTTCTCCGAGGTTACCTCCCTCAAGAGGAAGTATCCCCACCTGAAGGTTTTGTTGAGTGTGGGCGGCGATCATGACATCGACCCTGATCATCCCAACAAGTATATCGATCTGCTGGAGGGCGAGAAGGTTCGTCAAATTGGATTCATCCGATCGGCCTATGACTTGGTTAAGACCTACGGCTTTGATGGATTGGATCTGGCCTATCAGTTCCCCAAGAATAAGCCCAGGAAGGTTCACGGTGATCTGGGACTGGCATGGAAGAGCATTAAGAAGCTGTTCACCGGCGATTTCATAGTGGATCCACACGCAGCCCTTCATAAGGAGCAGTTTACCGCCTTGGTAAGGGATGTAAAGGACTCCTTGAGAGCTGATGGATTCCTGCTCAGTCTGACTGTGCTGCCCAATGTAAACTCAACTT GGTACTTTGATATTCCCGCTCTGAATGGCCTGGTGGACTTTGTGAACCTGGCTACCTTCGATTTCCTGACACCAGCTCGTAATCCCGAGGAGGCGGACTACAGTGCTCCCATCTACCATCCCGATGGATCAAAGGATCGCTTGGCTCACCTTAACGCTGATTTCCAGGTGGATTACTGGCTATCTCAGGGATTCCCATCTAATAAGATCAATTTGGGAGTTGCCACCTATGGTAATGCATGGAAACTTACCAAGGACTCGGGTCTCGAAGGAGTTCCTGTGGTGCCGGAGACAAGTGGACCAGCTCCCGAGGGCTTCCAGTCCCAGAAGCCCGGATTACTCAGCTATGCTGAAATCTGCGGAAAGTTGTCCAATCCCCAAAATCAATTCCTCAAGGGCAACGATTCGCCACTGCGAAGAGTTTCTGATCCCACCAAGAGATTCGGGGGCATAGCTTATCGCCCAGTGGATGGTCAGATAACCGAGGGCATTTGGGTGAGCTACGATGATCCCGACTCCGCCTCCAATAAGGCAGCCTACGCCCGTGTCAAGAACctagggggcgtggcgctgTTCGATCTGAGCTACGATGATTTCCGTGGACAGTGCTCAGGCGATAAGTATCCCATTCTGCGAGCCATCAAATATCGTCTATAA
- the LOC6732521 gene encoding chitinase-like protein Idgf3: MTGSLWLSLALSLAVLAQFKVSAAPNLVCFYDSQGSQRQGLAQFSITDIELALQFCTHLVYGYAGVNADNFEMQSINKRLDLEQRHLAQVTSMKERYPHIKFLLSVGGDADTNEGNQYIKLLESGQQGHRRFIESARDLVRRYNFDGLDLALQLPRNKPRKVHGDVGSAWKSFKKFFTGDYIVDTESETHKGQVTALIKDLSAALKQNDLLLSLTVLPNVNSSWYYDAPSIAPSLDFINLGTFDFLTPQRNPEEADFSAPTYEAVGQNRLGHYNLNFQMEHWLLQRVPANKINIGIATYGRTWKMSKDSGDSGMPVVSSTQGPAPAGPQSKQEGLLNWAEICSLMPNPSNSNARGPNAPVKRVVDPTKRYGSYAFRAADENGDHGLWISYDDPDSGSSKAMYARARNLGGVALFDLTQDDFRGQCTGDRFPMLRAIKYRLL, translated from the exons ATGACTGGCTCTCTTTGGCTCAGTTTGGCACTGAGTCTGGCGGTTTTGGCTCAATTTAAAGTGAGCGCCGCTCCTAATCTGGTTTGTTTCTATGACTCGCAGGGCTCTCAGCGTCAGG GCCTGGCTCAGTTTTCGATTACCGACATCGAGCTAGCCCTGCAGTTTTGCACCCATTTGGTCTACGGCTATGCGGGTGTTAATGCCGATAACTTTGAAATGCAGAGCATTAACAAGCGTTTGGACCTTGAGCAGCGTCATCTGGCCCAGGTCACCAGTATGAAGGAACGCTATCCCCACATCAAGTTCCTCTTGAGCGTTGGTGGCGATGCCGATACCAATGAGGGTAACCAGTATATAAAGCTCCTGGAATCGGGACAACAGGGCCACAGGCGCTTCATCGAATCCGCTCGAGATTTGGTGAGACGTTATAATTTCGATGGTCTGGACCTGGCTCTCCAGCTACCCAGAAATAAGCCACGCAAGGTTCATGGGGATGTTGGCTCTGCCTGGAAGAGTTTCAAGAAGTTCTTCACCGGCGACTATATTGTGGACACTGAATCGGAAACGCACAAAGGACAGGTGACTGCCCTGATCAAGGATTTGAGTGCCGCTCTGAAACAAAATGATCTGCTGCTCAGTCTCACCGTTTTGCCAAACGTTAACTCCAGCT GGTATTACGATGCCCCGTCGATCGCCCCAAGCCTGGACTTCATCAACCTGGGAACTTTTGACTTCCTGACCCCGCAGCGCAATCCCGAGGAGGCCGACTTCTCGGCGCCAACATATGAGGCAGTTGGACAAAATCGTTTGGGCCACTACAATCTGAACTTCCAAATGGAACACTGGCTGCTTCAAAGAGTGCCGGCTAATAAGATAAACATTGGCATTGCCACCTATGGCAGGACGTGGAAGATGAGCAAGGATTCGGGAGACTCTGGTATGCCAGTGGTCTCCTCCACCCAGGGACCTGCTCCAGCTGGACCTCAGAGCAAACAGGAGGGTCTGCTCAACTGGGCTGAGATCTGCTCACTGATGCCAAACCCCAGTAACTCCAATGCCCGAGGTCCTAATGCTCCGGTGAAAAGGGTTGTGGATCCCACCAAACGTTATGGCAGCTACGCCTTCCGTGCCGCCGATGAAAATGGAGACCATGGACTGTGGATTAGCTATGATGATCCGGACTCCGGCTCCAGCAAGGCTATGTACGCCCGGGCAAGGAATCTCGGTGGAGTGGCTCTGTTTGATCTGACCCAAGACGATTTCCGCGGTCAGTGCACAGGCGATCGCTTCCCCATGCTGCGCGCCATCAAGTATCGACTTCTCTAA
- the LOC120284254 gene encoding uncharacterized protein LOC120284254: MAFCGGFFFADFPRFLCPSEDLQISPLSSNCLTWLCVIGATNATAKNSIRDPYAYSTMAGPAPLWAVCPLFTELLTYHHAKAATTVNCGHKDLDRGCLGRLPRLATTATRCKTTKLSYCFLAKIDEPNNFGIPFYWVCVNYLHISLIVFLGCGRGRGQSCGPATGFLWACRPI; encoded by the exons ATGGCATTTTGCGgtggttttttctttgccgattttcctcgctttttgTGCCCCAGCGAAGATTTACAGATTTCGCCACTGAGTTCGAACTGCTTAACTTGGCTTTGTGTAATTGGCGCTACAAACGCGACTGCGAAAAACTCGATCCGCGATCCATATGCGTACTCCACCATGGCTGGACCTGCCCCCCTTTGGGCTGTGTGTCCCCTGTTTACAGAATTGCTGACATACCACCATGCAAAGGCTGCCACTACAGTGAACTGTGGCCACAAGGACCTGGATCGGGGGTGTCTGGGCCGACTGCCTCGACTGGCGACGACAGCAACACGATGTAAGACAACTAAATTAAGTTATtgtttcttggccaaaatcgaCGAGCCTAATAACTTTGGTATACCCTTCTATTGGGTGTG tGTAAACTACTTGCATATATCGTTGATCGTGTTCCTAGGCTgcggacgaggacgaggacaaaGCTGCGGACCAGCTACCGGATTTCTTTGGGCTTGTCGCCCCATCTAA